In a single window of the Lynx canadensis isolate LIC74 chromosome E2, mLynCan4.pri.v2, whole genome shotgun sequence genome:
- the PRRG2 gene encoding transmembrane gamma-carboxyglutamic acid protein 2 — MRGSPSLLLLYLGLTTCLDTSPSGDQDPEVFLDSPEAQSFLRSRSRIPRANHWDLELLTPGNLERECREERCSWEEAREYFEDNTLTERFWESYIYNGKGGRGRVDVAGLAVGLTSGILLIVLASLGAFWYLHCRRRGRGQQPCPQEAELINPLSPLGNVGPPTPLPPPPPPGLPTYEQALAASGVHDAPPPPYTSLRRPR, encoded by the exons ATGAGGGGCTCCCCCTCTCTGCTGCTTCTGTACCTGGGATTGACCACCTGCTTGGACACCTCACCCAGTGGGGACCAAGACCCAG AAGTCTTCCTGGACTCCCCAGAAGCCCAGAGCTTTCTAAGAAGCCGTAGCCGGATTCCACGAGCCAATCACTGGGACCTGGAGCTCCTCACACCAGGGAACCTGGAACGGGAGTGTCGTGAGGAGCGGTGTTCCTGGGAGGAGGCACGGGAGTATTTTGAGGACAACACTCTGACG GAGCGCTTTTGGGAGAGCTACATCTACAATGGCAAAGGAG GGCGTGGACGTGTGGATGTAGCAGGCCTAGCTGTGGGGCTGACATCGGGCATCCTGCTCATTGTCCTGGCCAGCTTGGGAGCCTTTTGGTATCTGCACTGCCGACGACGGGGTAGAGGCCAGCAGCCCTGTCCCCAAGA GGCTGAGCTCATTAACCCCCTGAGTCCCCTGGGCAATGTAGGCCCCCCGACGCCCCTGCCTCCACCGCCACCCCCAGGTCTCCCCACCTACGAGCAGGCGCTGGCGGCCTCTGGGGTGCACGACGCACCTCCGCCCCCCTACACCAG CCTCAGGAGGCCTCGCTGA